The Vigna unguiculata cultivar IT97K-499-35 chromosome 6, ASM411807v1, whole genome shotgun sequence genome contains a region encoding:
- the LOC114187823 gene encoding NADPH-dependent aldehyde reductase 1, chloroplastic-like: MASGEHSFPPQKQDTQPGKEYLMNPPPQYSSPDYKPSNKLQGKVAVVTGGDSGIGRAVCNLFSLEGATVIFTYVKEHEDIDAKDTLEIIRKAKTADAKDPMAIAVDVGYEVNCKRVVDEVVDAYGRIDILVNNAAEQYETESLEEIDETRLERVFRTNIFSHFFMTKHALKHMKEGSSIINTTSVNAYRGHATLIDYTSTKGAIVAFTRALALQLVSKGIRVNGVAPGPIWTPLIVATMKEEEIVKFGSETPMKRAGQPIEVAPSYVFLASNQSSSYITGQVLHPNGGTIVNA; the protein is encoded by the exons ATGGCTTCTGGTGAACACAGCTTCCCCCCTCAGAAGCAAGACACACAACCTGGCAAGGAGTATCTCATGAATCCGCCACCCCAATATAGCAGTCCAGATTACAAACCATCAAATAAACTTCAA gGGAAGGTAGCTGTAGTAACTGGAGGTGACTCTGGAATTGGCAGAGCCGTATGTAACTTGTTTTCGTTGGAGGGTGCTACCGTTATCTTCACCTATGTGAAGGAACACGAAGACATAGATGCCAAAGACACACTTGAAATTATCAGAAAGGCTAAGACTGCAGATGCCAAAGATCCAATGGCTATAGCTGTGGATGTGGGCTATGAAGTCAACTGCAAAAGGGTGGTGGATGAGGTGGTAGATGCTTATGGTCGCATTGACATTTTGGTCAATAATGCAGCTGAGCAATACGAGACTGAATCATTGGAAGAGATCGATGAAACAAGACTCGAGAGAGTGTTTCGAACTAATATCTTTTCTCATTTCTTCATGACCAA GCATGCTCTGAAGCACATGAAGGAAGGAAGCAGCATTATCAACACAACATCAGTGAATGCATACAGGGGACATGCAACACTAATAGATTACACGTCCACAAAGGGAGCCATTGTGGCGTTTACGAGGGCCTTAGCACTTCAGCTAGTGAGTAAGGGAATAAGAGTGAATGGGGTTGCACCTGGACCGATTTGGACTCCATTAATAGTAGCAACTATGAAGGAGGAAGAAATTGTTAAATTTGGTTCAGAAACACCAATGAAAAGAGCAGGCCAACCTATTGAAGTTGCTCCTTCTTATGTCTTTCTTGCTAGCAACCAATCCTCCTCTTACATAACTGGCCAAGTTCTCCACCCCAATG gtGGAACCATTGTGAATGCTTGA
- the LOC114187511 gene encoding putative pentatricopeptide repeat-containing protein At3g05240, with amino-acid sequence MINQNSILSLLAKCRSMSELKKLHGLIVTTPTINCIVPLSKLIDFCVDSEFGDINYANLVFRQIDTPSVYIWNSMIRGFVNCHNPRMSMLVYRQMIEDGYSPNSFTFPFALKACCLIADQDCGKCIHSCIVKSGFEADAYVATGLLQMYASCADMKSGLKVFGNIPKSNVVAWTCLIAGFVNNNQPNEALKVFEDMSHWGVEPNEITMVNALVASALSRDVDSGRRIHQRIRKAGYDPFVPTPDSNTILATAILDMYAKCGCLKIARDLFDKMPKRNTVAWNSIINAYNQYERHQEALDLFFDMWTCGIHPDKATFLSVLSVCGHLCALAFGQAVHAYLLKTNIIATDIALDTALLDMYAKTGELGGAQKIFSSLQQKDVVIWTSMINGLAMHGRGNEALRMFQIMQKDSSIVPDHITYLGVLFACSHVGLVEEAQKHFRQMTEVYGIVPEREHYVCMVDLLSRAGRLIEAERLVGTMSVKPNTAIWGALLNGCQIHENLCVANQVKPRLTEREPGQSGVHVLLSNIYATAGMWEEVNVTRKVMKRRRITKTIGHSSLEII; translated from the coding sequence ATGATAAACCAAAATTCGATTCTCTCTCTGTTAGCAAAATGCAGAAGTATGAGTGAATTGAAAAAACTGCATGGGTTAATAGTCACAACCCCAACTATTAACTGCATAGTCCCCTTGAGCAAGCTTATTGACTTCTGTGTAGATTCAGAGTTTGGGGACATCAATTATGCAAACTTGGTATTTCGCCAAATTGATACCCCAAGCGTTTACATTTGGAACTCCATGATACGAGGTTTTGTTAACTGTCACAATCCAAGAATGTCTATGCTTGTatatagacaaatgatagaagATGGATATTCCCCCAATTCCTTTACTTTCCCATTTGCACTCAAAGCATGTTGTTTAATTGCCGATCAAGATTGTGGAAAATGCATTCATAGTTGCATAGTGAAATCCGGGTTTGAAGCTGATGCCTATGTTGCTACTGGATTACTCCAAATGTATGCGTCATGTGCAGATATGAAGTCAGGACTGAAAGTGTTTGGTAATATTCCCAAGTCGAATGTGGTTGCTTGGACTTGTTTGATTGCTGGGTTTGTGAACAATAACCAACCAAATGAAGCTTTGAAGGTGTTTGAAGACATGAGCCATTGGGGTGTCGAGCCTAATGAAATAACTATGGTGAATGCTTTGGTTGCCTCTGCTCTTAGCAGAGACGTTGACAGTGGACGCCGGATCCACCAGCGCATTCGTAAGGCTGGTTATGATCCCTTTGTTCCCACACCTGATAGTAATACCATTCTTGCAACTGCAATTCTTGATATGTATGCTAAATGTGGTTGCTTGAAGATAGCAAGAGACCTGTTCGACAAAATGCCCAAGAGAAACACTGTAGCTTGGAACAGTATAATTAATGCCTACAATCAGTATGAGAGGCATCAGGAGGCGCTAGATCTCTTTTTTGATATGTGGACTTGTGGGATTCATCCTGATAAGGCTACCTTTCTGAGTGTTTTGAGTGTTTGTGGCCATCTCTGTGCTCTGGCATTCGGACAAGCTGTTCACGCTTATCTATTAAAAACTAACATTATTGCAACAGACATTGCCCTTGATACTGCTCTTCTTGACATGTATGCCAAGACTGGTGAGTTGGGAGGTGCACAGAAGATTTTCAGCAGTTTGCAGCAAAAGGATGTGGTGATCTGGACTAGCATGATCAATGGTTTAGCCATGCATGGTCGTGGAAATGAAGCATTGAGAATGTTTCAAATAATGCAAAAGGATAGTTCTATAGTCCCTGATCACATCACCTACCTAGGAGTTTTATTCGCATGTAGTCATGTTGGACTCGTTGAAGAGGCTCAAAAACATTTTAGACAAATGACAGAAGTGTACGGTATAGTGCCAGAAAGAGAGCATTATGTTTGCATGGTTGATCTTTTGAGTCGGGCTGGTCGTTTGATAGAAGCAGAAAGATTAGTGGGGACAATGTCCGTAAAACCAAATACTGCCATATGGGGTGCTCTTTTAAATGGCTGCCAGATTCATGAAAACTTGTGTGTTGCTAATCAAGTGAAACCACGACTAACAGAGCGGGAACCTGGTCAAAGTGGGGTTCATGTTCTTCTATCTAATATATATGCAACGGCTGGCATGTGGGAAGAGGTAAATGTGACTAGAAAAGTTATGAAGCGTAGAAGGATCACAAAGACAATTGGTCACAGTTCGCTtgaaattatataa
- the LOC114188269 gene encoding nuclear transcription factor Y subunit C-9-like — protein sequence MDHQGHGQNPSMGVVGSGQLAYGSNPYQQGQITGPPGSVVTSVGTIQSTGQPAGAQLGQHQLAYQHIHQQQQHQLQQQLQQFWSNQYQEIEKVTDFKNHSLPLARIKKIMKADEDVRMISAEAPVIFARACEMFILELTLRSWNHTEENKRRTLQKNDIAAAITRTDIFDFLVDIVPREDLKDEVLASIPRGTMPVGGPADALPYCYMPPQHAPQVGTGGVIMGKPVMDPNMYAQQSHPYMAPQMWPQPPDQRQPSPEH from the coding sequence ATGGATCATCAAGGGCATGGCCAGAACCCATCGATGGGGGTTGTTGGTAGTGGTCAATTAGCATATGGTTCTAACCCATATCAGCAAGGCCAAATAACTGGGCCACCGGGGTCGGTAGTGACATCGGTTGGGACCATTCAGTCTACTGGTCAACCTGCTGGAGCACAGCTTGGACAGCATCAACTTGCTTATCAGCATATTCATCAGCAACAACAACACCAGCTTCAGCAACAGCTCCAACAATTTTGGTCAAATCAGTACCAAGAGATTGAGAAGGTTACTGATTTCAAGAACCACAGTCTTCCCCTGGCAAGGATCAAGAAGATTATGAAGGCTGACGAGGATGTTAGAATGATTTCAGCTGAGGCACCAGTCATATTTGCAAGGGCTTGTGAAATGTTCATCCTAGAGTTAACCCTGCGTTCTTGGAATCACACTGAAGAGAACAAAAGGAGAACACTTCAAAAAAATGACATTGCTGCAGCAATCACCAGGACTGACATCTTTGATTTCTTGGTTGACATTGTACCCCGTGAGGACTTGAAAGATGAAGTGCTTGCATCAATCCCTAGAGGAACAATGCCTGTTGGAGGACCCGCTGATGCACTTCCATACTGCTACATGCCTCCTCAGCATGCTCCTCAAGTTGGAACTGGTGGTGTCATAATGGGTAAGCCTGTGATGGATCCGAACATGTATGCTCAGCAGTCTCACCCCTACATGGCACCTCAAATGTGGCCCCAGCCTCCAGACCAACGTCAACCATCTCCAGAACATTAG
- the LOC114187527 gene encoding uncharacterized GPI-anchored protein At5g19250-like: MESLKLSLFLLPLLFAFIAFSNSVLSDDKEESVFKGINSYRQSKKLAPLVEVSKAECLAGKVAEEIEKTPCENVNQFYPSTVSGGSNIPNLRKHIEKCDINITTTTDGVILPVCVPKLEPTIVLSNYTHSDRCAQFLNNSKYSGAGLGSEDDWMVLVLTTNTATGTFSASSATSLLHSNVASVGLFLFALLLLLTNFFH, encoded by the exons ATGGAATCCCTCAAACTTTccctctttcttcttcctctcctcTTTGCTTTCATAGCCTTTTCTAATTCAGTGCTGTCTGATG ATAAAGAGGAAAGTGTGTTTAAGGGAATCAACAGCTACAGACAGAGTAAGAAGCTGGCACCCCTGGTGGAGGTTTCTAAGGCGGAATGTTTGGCCGGAAAAGTTGCAGAAGAAATAGAGAAAACGCCATGCGAGAATGTGAATCAATTCTACCCTTCAACTGTTTCTGGTGGTAGCAACATTCCCAACCTGAGGAAACACATTGAAAAATGTGACATtaacatcaccaccaccaccgatGGGGTGATTCTCCCAGTTTGTGTCCCCAAATTGGAACCCACCATTGTGCTCTCCAATTACACTCATTCAGATCGCTGTGCACAGTTTCTGAACAATTCCAAATACTCAGGTGCAGGCCTTGGTTCTGAGGATGATTGGATGGTCCTTGTTCTCACCACCAACACTGCCACCGGCACTTTCTCTGCTTCTTCTGCTACTTCTCTTCTTCATTCTAATGTTGCTTCTGTGGGGCTTTTTCTCTTTGCTTTGCTGCTTCTGCTCACCAACTTCTTCCATTGA
- the LOC114187822 gene encoding mevalonate kinase isoform X2: MEVRARAPGKIILTGEHAVVHGSTAVATSIDLYTYVSVHFATPSDDGDLLKLQLKDTALEFSWPISRIKTAFPESVLSCTPTSCSVEVAKSIAALVEELDIPEAKIGIASGVSAFLWLYSSIQGVKPSTVVVTSELPLGSGLGSSAAFCVALASALLAYTDSVSLDLSHKGWLSFTEKDLELVNKWAFEGEKIIHGKPSGIDNTVSAYGNIISFKSGNITRTKSTVTLKMLITNTKVGRNTKALVAGVGERMLRHPEIMAFVFSAVDSISKELTSILKSPTPDELSLTEKEEKIEELMEMNQGLLQSMGVSHATIETVLRTTLKYKLASKLTGAGGGGCVLTLLPTYINSHI, encoded by the exons ATGGAGGTTAGAGCCAGAGCACCGGGGAAGATTATATTGACCGGTGAACATGCTGTGGTTCATGGATCCACCGCAGTTGCTActtccattgatttatacaccTACGTTTCTGTCCACTTCGCCACTCCTTCAG ACGACGGGGATTTGTTGAAACTGCAGCTGAAGGACACGGCGTTGGAGTTCTCATGGCCTATTAGTAGAATAAAAACGGCGTTTCCAGAATCCGTGTTATCTTGCACTCCGACCTCCTGCTCCGTCGAGGTTGCCAAGAGCATTGCCGCACTCGTTGAAGAGCTGGACATTCCAGAGGCTAAAATTGGAATTGCTTCTGGAGTTTCCGCGTTTCTCTGGCTGTACTCTTCTATTCAAGG AGTTAAGCCTTCTACTGTGGTTGTCACTTCTGAACTTCCTCTCGGTTCAGGATTGGGTTCCTCGGCCGCGTTTTGTGTGGCTCTCGCGTCGGCCTTGTTGGCTTATACTGATTCTGTTTCTTTGGATTTGAGTCATAAAGGATGGCTCTCCTTTACGGAGAAGGATCTTGAGTTGGTAAATAAGTGGGCCTTTGAAGGGGAGAAGATCATTCATGGAAAGCCATCTGGAATTGACAACACAGTAAGCGCGTATG GTAACATTATCAGCTTCAAGTCAGGTAACATAACGCGCACAAAGTCAACTGTGACACTTAAAATGCTCATCACGAATACAAAAGTTGGGAGAAACACAAAAGCATTGGTGGCTGGTGTTGGAGAGAGGATGCTAAGGCATCCTGAAATAATGGCTTTTGTGTTTAGTGCTGTTGATTCTATTAGCAAGGAGCTGACTTCCATTCTAAAGTCACCCACACCTGACGAGCTCTCTCTAACtgagaaagaagagaagataGAAGAACTAATGGAAATGAATCAAGGTCTGCTCCAGTCTATGGGGGTCAGTCATGCCACTATAGAAACTGTTCTGCGAACAACGTTGAAATATAAGTTGGCTTCCAAATTGACTGGAGCTGGTGGTGGGGGCTGTGTTTTGACACTGCTTCCAACAT ATATAAATTCGCATATTTGA
- the LOC114187822 gene encoding mevalonate kinase isoform X1, giving the protein MEVRARAPGKIILTGEHAVVHGSTAVATSIDLYTYVSVHFATPSDDGDLLKLQLKDTALEFSWPISRIKTAFPESVLSCTPTSCSVEVAKSIAALVEELDIPEAKIGIASGVSAFLWLYSSIQGVKPSTVVVTSELPLGSGLGSSAAFCVALASALLAYTDSVSLDLSHKGWLSFTEKDLELVNKWAFEGEKIIHGKPSGIDNTVSAYGNIISFKSGNITRTKSTVTLKMLITNTKVGRNTKALVAGVGERMLRHPEIMAFVFSAVDSISKELTSILKSPTPDELSLTEKEEKIEELMEMNQGLLQSMGVSHATIETVLRTTLKYKLASKLTGAGGGGCVLTLLPTLLSGTIVDKVISELESCGFQCFIAGIGGGGVEVNFVMSS; this is encoded by the exons ATGGAGGTTAGAGCCAGAGCACCGGGGAAGATTATATTGACCGGTGAACATGCTGTGGTTCATGGATCCACCGCAGTTGCTActtccattgatttatacaccTACGTTTCTGTCCACTTCGCCACTCCTTCAG ACGACGGGGATTTGTTGAAACTGCAGCTGAAGGACACGGCGTTGGAGTTCTCATGGCCTATTAGTAGAATAAAAACGGCGTTTCCAGAATCCGTGTTATCTTGCACTCCGACCTCCTGCTCCGTCGAGGTTGCCAAGAGCATTGCCGCACTCGTTGAAGAGCTGGACATTCCAGAGGCTAAAATTGGAATTGCTTCTGGAGTTTCCGCGTTTCTCTGGCTGTACTCTTCTATTCAAGG AGTTAAGCCTTCTACTGTGGTTGTCACTTCTGAACTTCCTCTCGGTTCAGGATTGGGTTCCTCGGCCGCGTTTTGTGTGGCTCTCGCGTCGGCCTTGTTGGCTTATACTGATTCTGTTTCTTTGGATTTGAGTCATAAAGGATGGCTCTCCTTTACGGAGAAGGATCTTGAGTTGGTAAATAAGTGGGCCTTTGAAGGGGAGAAGATCATTCATGGAAAGCCATCTGGAATTGACAACACAGTAAGCGCGTATG GTAACATTATCAGCTTCAAGTCAGGTAACATAACGCGCACAAAGTCAACTGTGACACTTAAAATGCTCATCACGAATACAAAAGTTGGGAGAAACACAAAAGCATTGGTGGCTGGTGTTGGAGAGAGGATGCTAAGGCATCCTGAAATAATGGCTTTTGTGTTTAGTGCTGTTGATTCTATTAGCAAGGAGCTGACTTCCATTCTAAAGTCACCCACACCTGACGAGCTCTCTCTAACtgagaaagaagagaagataGAAGAACTAATGGAAATGAATCAAGGTCTGCTCCAGTCTATGGGGGTCAGTCATGCCACTATAGAAACTGTTCTGCGAACAACGTTGAAATATAAGTTGGCTTCCAAATTGACTGGAGCTGGTGGTGGGGGCTGTGTTTTGACACTGCTTCCAACAT TACTATCAGGCACTATTGTAGACAAAGTAATTTCTGAACTGGAGTCATGCGGATTCCAGTGTTTCATTGCTGGAATTGGCGGGGGAGGTGTTGAAGTTAACTTTGTGATGTCAtcttga